In Nilaparvata lugens isolate BPH unplaced genomic scaffold, ASM1435652v1 scaffold5983, whole genome shotgun sequence, the genomic stretch aattttagaaatttgaaatataaaaaataatattaaaatgtatttttttaccTGTGTGGTGAAGGGGTTCTCATTTTGTACCGGTAATGAAGTTGTTTTTTTGGCAGTAGCATTGTTGGTATGATTCATAAAATCatctaaattcaataatattgactcATCTACTACATCTGACAAGCTTCCCACATTCACCTGAAACAAATGAATACAGtgagattatttttttacaatgtgAATATTTTACTTGGTGGGGGGTGTCCCTGGAGCATATTCCCTAAATAAATTTCTTTTTCTAGATaaatctataaaaaaataaatatctatcACTATTGGTTTTTGTTAGAAGTTTTCTGATATCAGTTGATTTGATTCTGTTTCACAAATTCTAGCATGAAATCCTAATCTATTTTACTGGAGGGAATAACTTATCATACCCAATATGAATAAAACTAacatgattataatataatttgaattctttcagtgtgaattatttatatatttaaatttctacttgtatttatttgttaatttatttgCAGATAGATAGACAAACTAGCTTTTCAACTAAAAATAAAGTCAGTTAACTTAGGCCTAAGTTAGTTAGTTTAATAGACTGAAAAATAGGGATTTATTTACTGGATTCTCTTGCGTTGGATAAGCTGAAGTAGCTCCATCAATCTCCTTCTTCCATATTGCCAGATTACTTTTGAATTTTATTCGGTCTCCCGTACATGGTATTAGTTCTTGTATTTCTTGCTGTTGAATGAGCCTCAAGAGTCCTATGTCTATTCCAGcatcttgaaatttcaaataaataattaattgagataTCTATTCCATTGTGACGAAATGAATTTAGCATCAATAATACAACTTACGTATGCCTGTCACAAGAAATGACAATTCTGTACGGTAGGCTACTTACAACAAAATTCTACAGTCTTCAACAAACCTACTACAAGCTGCTGTGTTCTGATCCATGGCCTATATtcacaaattataaaaacaaacaaaatgcAATATTAGCCCACTAGTTCACTGAATATGTGTTGAATCAGGCACTGCAGTAGATCAGAAACATGGATTTGTTATGGTAATTGCGattaattattttacattaGTATGCTTTTTGAGTTCAGTCTACAAGAGATAAGTTAACCTACCCAAGATAAGATAAGGTAAGATAAGATAACTTAGAACTAGTATTGCTGAGTGGTACTGGTACACGGTACAGAcctcaatcatcatcatctcgtttataaaatgaatttgagaaattcgtttataaaatgaaaactgGTGAAATGCAAAGATGACATTCGTTCGAAATGGGAAAATGCCTCTAGCTTGGTCAATATCGGTTCAAAATACACATTTTAATTCACATTGTAGAgcaaattgttttccaaaatttgagaccaaatttatatttttttaatctataTTTACCGAGCTCGAGTAATTTTTCCCATTTTGTAGGAATGCTATCTT encodes the following:
- the LOC120356156 gene encoding uncharacterized protein LOC120356156, whose translation is MDQDTATLLTRWGLFAYVETFANAGIDIGLLRLIQQQEIQELIPCTGDRIKFKSNLAIWKKEIDGATSAYPTQENPVNVGSLSDVVDESILLNLDDFMNHTNNATAKKTTSLPVQNENPFTTQLRDLLRHCPDGRAILAYSENNNGKLDRRCRKQICNIIINHEMKEDNEVGISTHKFIAWAQAIASLFPTESQA